In Pomacea canaliculata isolate SZHN2017 linkage group LG12, ASM307304v1, whole genome shotgun sequence, a single genomic region encodes these proteins:
- the LOC112576793 gene encoding cryptochrome-1-like isoform X1: MMPELFKDWKITTLTFEIDTEPYAMQRDDAIEKLAKSCNVNVIKRVSHTLYDTEKTISKNGGSPPLTYQRLQTVLKEMGAPPKPSNTLTSSHLSVHVCLDCTTPWKEEFDEKYGVPTLAELGKNEEDCGPLLFPGGEMEALSRMERYLKKTNWICKFEKPQTEPNSLEPSTTVLSPYIKFGCLSVRTFYYRLLDIYNLNKVYTKPPVSLHGQLLWREFFYTAGVGTANFNRMEGNPVCTQVPWDSNPEYLAAWSEARTGYPFIDAIMTQLRTEGWIHHLARHAVACFLTRGDLWLSWEEGQKVFEELLLDADWYLNAGNWLWLSASAFFHQYFRVYSPVAFGKKTDKNGDYIKLLAYFSELHFPYISARQLHSLSDDHTLSPEQRMVTEILVSMLQDSAALFPFRIRHLPTIEYFKHALNITPCTSQHKATPFSNPFFHFFHLLRSCQ, encoded by the exons ATGATGCCAGAGCTTTTCAAGGACTGGAAGATTACAACATTAACCTTTGAAATTGACACTGAGCCTTATGCCATGCAACGAGATGATGCCATTGAAAAACTTGCAAAATCTTGCAATGTTAATGTGATTAAGCGTGTgtcacacacactttatgacacTGAAAA AACAATATCAAAAAATGGTGGTTCTCCACCACTGACTTACCAACGGCTGCAGACAGTTTTGAAAGAGATGGGTGCCCCTCCCAAACCTTCAAACACCTTGACATCTTCTCATTTATCTG TCCATGTCTGTTTAGATTGTACCACTCCATGGAAAGAAGAGTTTGATGAGAAGTATGGGGTGCCTACTCTAGCAGAGCtgggaaaaaatgaagaagactGTGGTCCACTGTTGTTTCCTGGCGGAGAGATGGAAGCCTTATCCAGAATGGagaggtatttaaaaaaaacg AACTGGATCTGTAAGTTTGAAAAGCCACAGACAGAACCTAACAGTCTTGAACCAAGCACAACAGTGCTTAGTCCCTATATCAAATTTGGCTGCCTGTCTGTACGTACATTTTACTACAGGCTTCTCGACATTTACAACCTGAACAAG GTATATACTAAGCCTCCTGTTTCATTGCACGGACAGCTTTTGTGGCgagaatttttttatactgcTGGTGTGGGGACTGCTAATTTCAATCGTATGGAAGGCAATCCTGTATGCACACAGGTACCCTGGGATTCCAATCCAGAATACCTAGCTGCGTGGAGTGAG GCTCGCACTGGCTATCCTTTCATTGATGCGATTATGACTCAACTACGAACAGAGGGCTGGATACATCATCTTGCCAGACATGCCGTTGCCTGCTTTCTAACCAGAGGGGATCTTTGGTTATCATGGGAGGAAGGGCAAAAG gtaTTTGAGGAACTGCTGCTTGATGCTGATTGGTATTTAAATGCTGGAAACTGGTTGTGGCTGTCTGCCAGTGCCTTCTTCCACCAATACTTTCGGGTCTACAGTCCTGTTGCATTTGGCAAAAAGACTGACAAGAATGGAGATTACATCAA gctcctggcTTATTTTTCAGAACTTCACTTTCCCTACATCTCAGCCAGACAACTccactctttgtctgatgaccataccctgtcaccagaacaacgtATGGTCACCGAAATTTTAGTTTCTATGTTGCAAGACAGTGCAGCTCTCTTCCCTTTCCGtatccgccacctacctacCATTGAATACTTTAAACATGCTCTAAACATTACTCCATGCACCAGTCAACATAAAGCTACTCCattttctaaccctttctttcacttttttcatctgttgcgtagttgtcaatag
- the LOC112576793 gene encoding cryptochrome-1-like isoform X3, whose protein sequence is MMPELFKDWKITTLTFEIDTEPYAMQRDDAIEKLAKSCNVNVIKRVSHTLYDTEKTISKNGGSPPLTYQRLQTVLKEMGAPPKPSNTLTSSHLSDCTTPWKEEFDEKYGVPTLAELGKNEEDCGPLLFPGGEMEALSRMERYLKKTNWICKFEKPQTEPNSLEPSTTVLSPYIKFGCLSVRTFYYRLLDIYNLNKVYTKPPVSLHGQLLWREFFYTAGVGTANFNRMEGNPVCTQVPWDSNPEYLAAWSEARTGYPFIDAIMTQLRTEGWIHHLARHAVACFLTRGDLWLSWEEGQKVFEELLLDADWYLNAGNWLWLSASAFFHQYFRVYSPVAFGKKTDKNGDYIKLLAYFSELHFPYISARQLHSLSDDHTLSPEQRMVTEILVSMLQDSAALFPFRIRHLPTIEYFKHALNITPCTSQHKATPFSNPFFHFFHLLRSCQ, encoded by the exons ATGATGCCAGAGCTTTTCAAGGACTGGAAGATTACAACATTAACCTTTGAAATTGACACTGAGCCTTATGCCATGCAACGAGATGATGCCATTGAAAAACTTGCAAAATCTTGCAATGTTAATGTGATTAAGCGTGTgtcacacacactttatgacacTGAAAA AACAATATCAAAAAATGGTGGTTCTCCACCACTGACTTACCAACGGCTGCAGACAGTTTTGAAAGAGATGGGTGCCCCTCCCAAACCTTCAAACACCTTGACATCTTCTCATTTATCTG ATTGTACCACTCCATGGAAAGAAGAGTTTGATGAGAAGTATGGGGTGCCTACTCTAGCAGAGCtgggaaaaaatgaagaagactGTGGTCCACTGTTGTTTCCTGGCGGAGAGATGGAAGCCTTATCCAGAATGGagaggtatttaaaaaaaacg AACTGGATCTGTAAGTTTGAAAAGCCACAGACAGAACCTAACAGTCTTGAACCAAGCACAACAGTGCTTAGTCCCTATATCAAATTTGGCTGCCTGTCTGTACGTACATTTTACTACAGGCTTCTCGACATTTACAACCTGAACAAG GTATATACTAAGCCTCCTGTTTCATTGCACGGACAGCTTTTGTGGCgagaatttttttatactgcTGGTGTGGGGACTGCTAATTTCAATCGTATGGAAGGCAATCCTGTATGCACACAGGTACCCTGGGATTCCAATCCAGAATACCTAGCTGCGTGGAGTGAG GCTCGCACTGGCTATCCTTTCATTGATGCGATTATGACTCAACTACGAACAGAGGGCTGGATACATCATCTTGCCAGACATGCCGTTGCCTGCTTTCTAACCAGAGGGGATCTTTGGTTATCATGGGAGGAAGGGCAAAAG gtaTTTGAGGAACTGCTGCTTGATGCTGATTGGTATTTAAATGCTGGAAACTGGTTGTGGCTGTCTGCCAGTGCCTTCTTCCACCAATACTTTCGGGTCTACAGTCCTGTTGCATTTGGCAAAAAGACTGACAAGAATGGAGATTACATCAA gctcctggcTTATTTTTCAGAACTTCACTTTCCCTACATCTCAGCCAGACAACTccactctttgtctgatgaccataccctgtcaccagaacaacgtATGGTCACCGAAATTTTAGTTTCTATGTTGCAAGACAGTGCAGCTCTCTTCCCTTTCCGtatccgccacctacctacCATTGAATACTTTAAACATGCTCTAAACATTACTCCATGCACCAGTCAACATAAAGCTACTCCattttctaaccctttctttcacttttttcatctgttgcgtagttgtcaatag
- the LOC112576793 gene encoding cryptochrome-1-like isoform X4, protein MMPELFKDWKITTLTFEIDTEPYAMQRDDAIEKLAKSCNVNVIKRVSHTLYDTEKTISKNGGSPPLTYQRLQTVLKEMGAPPKPSNTLTSSHLSVHVCLDCTTPWKEEFDEKYGVPTLAELGKNEEDCGPLLFPGGEMEALSRMERYLKKTNWICKFEKPQTEPNSLEPSTTVLSPYIKFGCLSVRTFYYRLLDIYNLNKLLWREFFYTAGVGTANFNRMEGNPVCTQVPWDSNPEYLAAWSEARTGYPFIDAIMTQLRTEGWIHHLARHAVACFLTRGDLWLSWEEGQKVFEELLLDADWYLNAGNWLWLSASAFFHQYFRVYSPVAFGKKTDKNGDYIKLLAYFSELHFPYISARQLHSLSDDHTLSPEQRMVTEILVSMLQDSAALFPFRIRHLPTIEYFKHALNITPCTSQHKATPFSNPFFHFFHLLRSCQ, encoded by the exons ATGATGCCAGAGCTTTTCAAGGACTGGAAGATTACAACATTAACCTTTGAAATTGACACTGAGCCTTATGCCATGCAACGAGATGATGCCATTGAAAAACTTGCAAAATCTTGCAATGTTAATGTGATTAAGCGTGTgtcacacacactttatgacacTGAAAA AACAATATCAAAAAATGGTGGTTCTCCACCACTGACTTACCAACGGCTGCAGACAGTTTTGAAAGAGATGGGTGCCCCTCCCAAACCTTCAAACACCTTGACATCTTCTCATTTATCTG TCCATGTCTGTTTAGATTGTACCACTCCATGGAAAGAAGAGTTTGATGAGAAGTATGGGGTGCCTACTCTAGCAGAGCtgggaaaaaatgaagaagactGTGGTCCACTGTTGTTTCCTGGCGGAGAGATGGAAGCCTTATCCAGAATGGagaggtatttaaaaaaaacg AACTGGATCTGTAAGTTTGAAAAGCCACAGACAGAACCTAACAGTCTTGAACCAAGCACAACAGTGCTTAGTCCCTATATCAAATTTGGCTGCCTGTCTGTACGTACATTTTACTACAGGCTTCTCGACATTTACAACCTGAACAAG CTTTTGTGGCgagaatttttttatactgcTGGTGTGGGGACTGCTAATTTCAATCGTATGGAAGGCAATCCTGTATGCACACAGGTACCCTGGGATTCCAATCCAGAATACCTAGCTGCGTGGAGTGAG GCTCGCACTGGCTATCCTTTCATTGATGCGATTATGACTCAACTACGAACAGAGGGCTGGATACATCATCTTGCCAGACATGCCGTTGCCTGCTTTCTAACCAGAGGGGATCTTTGGTTATCATGGGAGGAAGGGCAAAAG gtaTTTGAGGAACTGCTGCTTGATGCTGATTGGTATTTAAATGCTGGAAACTGGTTGTGGCTGTCTGCCAGTGCCTTCTTCCACCAATACTTTCGGGTCTACAGTCCTGTTGCATTTGGCAAAAAGACTGACAAGAATGGAGATTACATCAA gctcctggcTTATTTTTCAGAACTTCACTTTCCCTACATCTCAGCCAGACAACTccactctttgtctgatgaccataccctgtcaccagaacaacgtATGGTCACCGAAATTTTAGTTTCTATGTTGCAAGACAGTGCAGCTCTCTTCCCTTTCCGtatccgccacctacctacCATTGAATACTTTAAACATGCTCTAAACATTACTCCATGCACCAGTCAACATAAAGCTACTCCattttctaaccctttctttcacttttttcatctgttgcgtagttgtcaatag